Proteins from a genomic interval of Asticcacaulis sp. AND118:
- the hisS gene encoding histidine--tRNA ligase has product MTENAPNPAEFTEFRPEARAPRGFADKRASQIAVERRLISKVSEVYESFGFEALQTSAFEYADALGKFLPDADRPNVGVFSLQDDDDQWMALRYDHTAPLARFAAQNWETLPKPFRRYAFGPVWRNEKPGPGRLREFMQCDADTVGTDRPEADAEIIALAVAGFRANALPTVLKINNRKLLNGLLTALGADTPAQQMGVLRAIDKLDRLGLEGVELLLGGGRKDESGDFTKGAGLNDQAIAAVLGFVAAGRDATGGQAERGAVLEKLAAVLANSPEGQAGLEDLSRISAALAGLGVSEAEAIFDPSIVRGLEYYTGPVFEAELLMETRDEKGNLVRFGSVGGGGRYDDLVARFTGERVPATGFSFGVSRLAAALSLAEDGALQPVRGPIVIIAFSESDMGAYFKLAADIRAAGLAAEVYLGRSGMKAQMKYADRRLSPAVVMLGGDELANDTVTIKDLDQGRLLAAQITDNKEWREARPGQVTLPRAEAINHLKSIVNS; this is encoded by the coding sequence ATGACCGAAAATGCTCCCAATCCCGCCGAATTTACCGAATTTCGTCCTGAGGCCCGTGCGCCGCGCGGCTTCGCCGACAAGCGCGCTTCGCAGATCGCCGTCGAGCGCCGTCTGATCTCGAAAGTTTCGGAAGTCTACGAATCCTTCGGCTTCGAAGCGCTGCAAACCTCGGCCTTCGAATATGCCGACGCGCTGGGCAAGTTCCTGCCCGACGCCGACCGTCCGAATGTCGGCGTCTTCTCGTTGCAGGACGACGATGATCAATGGATGGCCCTGCGCTACGACCATACGGCGCCGCTGGCGCGTTTCGCGGCGCAGAACTGGGAGACCCTGCCCAAGCCGTTCCGCCGCTACGCCTTCGGGCCGGTGTGGCGCAACGAAAAGCCGGGGCCGGGCCGTCTGCGCGAATTCATGCAGTGCGACGCCGACACGGTGGGCACCGATCGTCCGGAAGCCGATGCCGAGATCATCGCCCTGGCCGTGGCCGGGTTCCGCGCCAATGCCCTGCCGACCGTGCTCAAGATCAATAACCGCAAGCTGCTCAACGGTCTTCTGACCGCGCTGGGGGCCGATACGCCGGCGCAGCAGATGGGCGTGCTGCGCGCCATCGACAAGCTGGACCGACTGGGCCTCGAAGGCGTCGAGCTGCTGCTGGGCGGCGGGCGCAAGGACGAGTCGGGCGACTTCACCAAGGGCGCGGGCCTGAACGATCAGGCTATCGCTGCAGTTCTGGGCTTCGTCGCCGCGGGCCGTGACGCGACGGGCGGTCAGGCCGAGCGCGGCGCGGTGCTGGAAAAGCTGGCCGCCGTGCTGGCCAATTCGCCGGAAGGACAGGCGGGTCTTGAGGACCTGTCGCGCATCTCCGCGGCGCTGGCCGGGCTGGGCGTGTCCGAAGCCGAGGCCATTTTCGATCCGTCGATCGTGCGGGGCCTGGAATATTATACCGGCCCGGTGTTCGAGGCCGAACTGCTGATGGAAACCCGCGACGAAAAGGGCAACCTTGTGCGCTTCGGCTCGGTCGGCGGTGGCGGACGTTATGACGACCTCGTGGCGCGCTTCACCGGCGAACGCGTGCCGGCGACCGGTTTCTCGTTCGGCGTGTCGCGTCTGGCGGCCGCCTTGTCGCTCGCTGAAGACGGCGCGTTGCAGCCCGTGCGCGGCCCCATCGTCATCATCGCCTTCTCCGAATCGGACATGGGGGCCTATTTCAAACTGGCTGCGGACATCCGTGCGGCGGGCCTCGCGGCGGAGGTTTATCTCGGCCGTTCGGGCATGAAGGCGCAGATGAAATATGCCGACCGCCGTTTATCCCCAGCCGTCGTCATGCTGGGGGGCGACGAACTGGCAAATGATACCGTTACCATCAAGGATCTGGATCAGGGCCGTTTATTGGCGGCTCAAATTACGGATAACAAGGAATGGCGCGAAGCCCGTCCGGGCCAGGTAACATTGCCCCGCGCGGAAGCGATCAACCATCTGAAATCCATTGTAAATTCGTGA
- a CDS encoding TetR/AcrR family transcriptional regulator: MAPTATARRREAQFEALMQSAEKRICEEGVGALKARDLAADIGVALGGLYNIVADMDDLMLRLAQRTMTRLDAALEAGAASVPADQPAQVLEGIALAYYDFARQNLQLWRALFEMRLKNPALPEWNVQAQLGLFRHMSAPMTALMPQASDEDRVLVARTLFSAVHGIVFVGLEERLIAVPPQALAQQIRWLVRAACNDLNK; this comes from the coding sequence ATGGCCCCGACCGCCACCGCCCGCCGCCGCGAAGCCCAGTTCGAAGCCCTGATGCAGTCCGCCGAAAAGCGTATCTGCGAAGAGGGCGTCGGCGCGTTGAAGGCGCGCGATCTGGCGGCCGATATCGGCGTGGCGCTGGGGGGGCTTTATAATATCGTCGCCGACATGGACGACCTGATGCTGCGGCTGGCGCAGCGTACCATGACCCGCCTCGACGCGGCGCTGGAGGCCGGGGCGGCGTCCGTGCCCGCCGATCAGCCGGCACAGGTGCTGGAAGGCATCGCGCTGGCCTATTACGACTTCGCGCGGCAGAATCTTCAGCTCTGGCGCGCCCTGTTCGAGATGCGGCTGAAAAACCCCGCCCTGCCCGAATGGAATGTTCAGGCGCAGCTCGGCCTGTTCCGCCATATGAGCGCGCCGATGACGGCCCTGATGCCCCAGGCGTCGGACGAAGACCGGGTGCTGGTCGCGCGCACCCTGTTCTCGGCCGTGCACGGCATCGTCTTCGTCGGGCTGGAGGAACGTCTTATCGCCGTGCCGCCTCAGGCGCTGGCGCAGCAGATTCGCTGGCTGGTCCGCGCCGCCTGCAACGATCTTAACAAATGA
- a CDS encoding polysaccharide deacetylase family protein, translating to MRQVLKTAGAWLCAVLAFGLVTAHAAPASQGFKWPKGKQAAIVLTYDDGLKSHLDVAIPQLNAARIKGTFFLNGSEMTPAEMVRWRVADKAGHELGNHSLFHPCPRTILPNRERYATETYDVDGMMREVSAMNSLLFGIDGRRVHTYAYPCSQSLVGGNDYVPAMRQSGLVKYARTGGDPYKSVVVNFADLDIYNVPSNGPVDSPSGATLIEYAERVRAAGGLGVLQFHGVGGDYLEVSAEAHQALVTYLKSHPDIWVVTFQEAMDYVVAHR from the coding sequence ATGCGGCAGGTGTTGAAGACAGCAGGGGCCTGGCTCTGTGCGGTTCTGGCGTTCGGGTTGGTAACGGCTCACGCCGCTCCGGCTTCACAGGGTTTCAAGTGGCCCAAAGGGAAGCAGGCGGCTATCGTCCTCACCTATGACGATGGCCTCAAATCGCATCTGGACGTCGCCATTCCTCAGTTGAACGCCGCCCGGATCAAAGGCACCTTTTTCCTCAATGGGTCCGAAATGACGCCCGCAGAGATGGTGCGGTGGCGCGTCGCTGACAAGGCCGGGCACGAACTCGGCAATCATTCTCTGTTCCATCCCTGTCCGCGGACCATATTGCCGAACCGCGAGCGCTACGCGACCGAGACCTACGATGTGGACGGCATGATGCGGGAGGTTTCGGCCATGAACAGTCTGCTGTTCGGGATCGACGGTCGCCGGGTCCACACCTACGCCTATCCCTGCAGTCAGTCTCTCGTCGGCGGGAACGATTACGTGCCGGCCATGCGCCAGTCAGGTCTTGTCAAATACGCACGGACCGGCGGCGATCCTTACAAGTCTGTGGTGGTCAATTTCGCCGATCTCGATATCTATAACGTGCCCAGCAACGGGCCGGTCGACAGCCCTTCGGGGGCGACCTTGATCGAATATGCCGAGCGGGTGCGCGCGGCCGGTGGTTTGGGCGTGCTTCAGTTCCACGGCGTGGGCGGGGACTATCTGGAGGTTTCGGCCGAGGCGCATCAGGCGCTGGTGACCTATCTGAAATCCCATCCTGACATCTGGGTCGTGACGTTTCAGGAGGCCATGGATTACGTCGTTGCGCACAGGTGA
- a CDS encoding DUF4167 domain-containing protein — protein sequence MKRQRSRNRKPSGNQNNPNRAYESNGPDGAKVRGNAQTIYEKYQQLARDANSSGDRVLAENYLQHAEHYFRLIRQMQPQRPVSEFLQRDPFSTGFDFDEDLDGEPVETTEAEGDQPEAEGGEGDQPRYENRRDRDRNDRDRNRDRDRNDRDRDRDRGDRNRDRDDRNGDRNANAERAPNADRDNGDDRPRRESRRERYERRRQQRLTDQEDTAPSGHIASTEPLGAAPAAPEVAGFEVVTPRATPIAPIAETPAAEAQPEPRTRGRRRNVEAEAPAESLGDSHLPAFLRVPVPAAAPEAPAAEVAAEEGEAPKRRTRRKKSEEAEA from the coding sequence ATGAAACGGCAACGCAGCCGTAATCGCAAACCCTCCGGTAATCAGAACAATCCCAATCGCGCCTACGAATCGAACGGGCCGGACGGGGCGAAGGTGCGCGGCAATGCGCAGACCATCTACGAAAAGTATCAGCAACTCGCCCGCGACGCCAATTCGTCGGGCGACCGCGTGCTGGCGGAGAATTATCTGCAGCACGCCGAGCACTATTTCCGCCTGATCCGTCAGATGCAGCCCCAGCGTCCGGTGTCGGAATTCCTGCAACGCGACCCCTTCTCAACGGGCTTCGACTTCGACGAGGATCTCGACGGCGAGCCGGTGGAAACGACCGAGGCCGAGGGCGATCAGCCCGAAGCCGAGGGTGGCGAAGGCGATCAGCCGCGCTATGAAAACCGTCGCGACCGTGACCGTAATGACCGGGACCGCAACCGCGACCGTGATCGCAATGATCGCGACCGTGATCGGGACCGGGGTGATCGTAACCGCGACCGCGACGACCGTAATGGCGACCGTAACGCCAATGCCGAGCGTGCGCCTAACGCTGATCGCGACAACGGCGACGACCGCCCCCGTCGCGAAAGCCGTCGTGAGCGTTACGAGCGCCGCCGCCAGCAACGTCTGACGGATCAGGAAGATACGGCCCCCAGCGGTCATATCGCGTCGACCGAACCTCTGGGTGCGGCGCCCGCTGCCCCCGAAGTGGCCGGTTTTGAAGTCGTGACGCCGCGAGCGACGCCGATCGCGCCGATTGCTGAAACACCTGCCGCTGAGGCGCAACCGGAGCCGCGTACGCGCGGCCGCCGCCGCAATGTGGAAGCCGAAGCACCGGCGGAGTCGCTTGGCGACAGCCACCTGCCGGCCTTCCTGCGCGTGCCGGTGCCTGCCGCCGCGCCGGAAGCCCCCGCTGCTGAGGTCGCTGCCGAAGAGGGCGAGGCCCCCAAGCGCCGCACCCGCCGCAAGAAGTCGGAAGAGGCCGAAGCCTGA
- a CDS encoding M13 family metallopeptidase, which produces MRPHYRIFAGTALAVALAAPAFAGERACLDEHCFQQSLTSLDALGLTADATSGGSADATSTVAKTFGTWGFDIAGMDTSVNPGDNFFRYANGKAVDAIEIPADRTSYGAFVALRNLSDNRLKAIIDDLSAKTNLSGDEQKIADLYNSMMDQKARNTLDIAPLAPTLVKIRGIRSKTEMAAYMGSTMGQFGSSIFAPAIYDDQKNPNINILYMFQSGLTLPDRNYYLEDNFKDKKALYEAYVTDILRMVGYPDAAKTAAAIVAFETEIAKVSWTRIESRDDDKTYNPMTEKEIAAFAPGFDFPTFFKAAKLDKARKIVVAQNTAFPKIAKVFADTPLETLKAWETFKTVNEAAPYLSERFSNRAWEFNSRDLAGAKAQRPLWKRSISVTEGALGEALGKAYVERYFPAESKTMMEKLVGDLKTAMGKRIDGLDWMSAETKTRAHEKLGKFGVKIGYPDKWKDYSALEIKAGDLFGNVVRSAQFDWADSLNKLDKPVDPLEWGMTPQTVNAYYSSTRNEIVFPAAILQPPFFDPKADPAVNYGAIGGVIGHEITHGFDDQGRKSDGDGFLRDWWTSEDAAKFDAKAKVFGEQYDTYEPVPGAKVQGGLTMGENIADLGGVLMGLTAYRLSHPDGGPVLDGFTGDQRVFFGFAGVWASKYREDAIRQQVVSDPHSPAEFRVIGPMRNIDDWYKTFGVTSGKYYLKPEDRVRIW; this is translated from the coding sequence ATGCGTCCACACTATCGAATTTTCGCCGGCACCGCCCTCGCGGTCGCTCTGGCCGCGCCTGCTTTTGCCGGTGAACGCGCCTGCCTCGATGAGCACTGCTTTCAACAAAGCCTGACCTCCCTCGACGCGCTGGGCCTCACCGCCGATGCCACCAGCGGCGGCAGCGCCGATGCGACTTCGACCGTCGCCAAGACCTTCGGCACCTGGGGCTTCGACATTGCGGGCATGGACACCTCGGTCAATCCCGGCGACAACTTCTTCCGCTACGCCAATGGCAAGGCCGTCGACGCCATCGAAATCCCGGCGGACCGCACGTCCTACGGCGCGTTCGTGGCTCTGCGCAACCTGTCGGACAACCGCCTGAAGGCGATCATCGACGACCTGTCGGCCAAGACGAACCTGAGCGGCGACGAGCAGAAGATCGCCGACCTGTACAATTCGATGATGGATCAGAAGGCGCGCAATACGCTCGATATCGCGCCCCTGGCCCCAACGCTCGTCAAGATCCGCGGCATCAGGTCGAAGACGGAAATGGCGGCCTATATGGGCAGCACCATGGGTCAGTTCGGTTCGTCCATCTTCGCCCCGGCCATCTATGACGACCAGAAGAACCCGAACATCAACATCCTCTACATGTTCCAGTCGGGCCTGACCCTGCCGGACCGCAACTACTATCTGGAAGATAATTTCAAGGACAAGAAGGCCCTTTACGAGGCCTATGTCACCGACATCCTGCGCATGGTCGGCTATCCCGACGCGGCCAAAACCGCCGCCGCCATCGTGGCGTTTGAAACCGAAATCGCCAAGGTGTCGTGGACGCGCATCGAAAGCCGCGACGACGACAAGACCTATAACCCGATGACGGAAAAGGAAATCGCCGCCTTCGCGCCCGGTTTCGACTTCCCGACCTTCTTCAAGGCCGCCAAACTCGACAAGGCCAGGAAGATCGTCGTCGCCCAGAACACGGCCTTCCCGAAGATCGCCAAGGTCTTCGCCGACACGCCGCTGGAAACCCTCAAGGCGTGGGAAACCTTCAAGACGGTCAACGAGGCCGCCCCCTACCTGTCGGAACGCTTCTCCAACCGCGCGTGGGAATTCAATTCGCGCGACCTGGCCGGCGCCAAGGCGCAGCGTCCGCTGTGGAAGCGCTCGATCTCGGTGACCGAAGGCGCTCTGGGCGAAGCGCTCGGCAAGGCCTATGTCGAACGCTACTTCCCCGCCGAATCCAAGACCATGATGGAAAAGCTGGTCGGCGACCTGAAGACCGCCATGGGCAAGCGCATCGACGGCCTCGACTGGATGAGCGCCGAAACCAAGACCAGGGCCCACGAAAAGCTCGGCAAGTTCGGCGTCAAGATCGGCTATCCGGACAAGTGGAAAGACTATTCGGCGCTGGAGATCAAGGCCGGCGACCTGTTCGGCAACGTCGTCCGTTCGGCGCAGTTCGACTGGGCCGACAGCCTGAACAAGCTGGACAAGCCGGTGGACCCGCTGGAATGGGGTATGACGCCGCAGACCGTCAACGCCTACTATTCCTCCACGCGTAACGAGATCGTCTTCCCCGCCGCCATCCTGCAGCCGCCCTTCTTCGACCCGAAGGCCGATCCGGCGGTCAATTACGGCGCCATTGGCGGCGTGATCGGCCACGAAATCACCCACGGCTTCGACGATCAGGGCCGCAAATCGGACGGCGACGGCTTCCTTCGCGACTGGTGGACGTCCGAGGACGCCGCCAAGTTCGACGCCAAGGCCAAGGTCTTCGGCGAACAGTACGACACCTATGAACCGGTCCCCGGCGCCAAGGTGCAGGGCGGCCTGACCATGGGCGAAAACATCGCCGATCTGGGCGGCGTGCTGATGGGCCTGACCGCCTATCGCCTGTCGCATCCGGACGGCGGCCCGGTGCTGGACGGCTTCACCGGCGATCAGCGCGTTTTCTTCGGTTTCGCTGGCGTCTGGGCCTCGAAGTACCGCGAAGACGCCATCCGTCAGCAGGTCGTCTCCGATCCGCATTCGCCAGCGGAATTCCGCGTCATCGGCCCGATGCGCAATATCGACGACTGGTATAAGACGTTCGGCGTCACCAGCGGCAAATACTACCTGAAGCCGGAAGACCGCGTCCGCATCTGGTAA
- a CDS encoding DUF805 domain-containing protein, with protein MGFVEAVQSGLKNYAKFSGRATRSEFWWFALFQFLAVIIPAILGAVESANGSFGIFSVIQLVISLALFLPSLGLSFRRLHDTNRSAWWLFISLVPLIGGIVLLVFYCLKGTEGPNKYGGGSTVAQVAQTFE; from the coding sequence ATGGGTTTTGTCGAAGCGGTACAAAGCGGTTTGAAAAACTACGCCAAGTTTTCCGGGCGCGCCACGCGATCCGAATTCTGGTGGTTCGCGCTGTTTCAGTTTCTCGCCGTAATCATCCCCGCCATCCTTGGCGCTGTGGAAAGCGCGAATGGCAGCTTCGGTATATTCAGCGTGATACAACTCGTGATCTCGCTGGCCCTGTTCCTGCCCAGCTTGGGCCTGAGCTTCCGCCGGCTGCACGACACCAACCGCAGCGCCTGGTGGCTGTTTATCAGCCTGGTGCCGCTGATCGGCGGCATCGTCCTGCTGGTCTTCTACTGTCTGAAAGGCACCGAGGGCCCGAACAAGTACGGCGGCGGTTCGACCGTCGCTCAGGTCGCCCAGACCTTTGAATAG
- the prmC gene encoding peptide chain release factor N(5)-glutamine methyltransferase gives MTDTDLTLVSAWKGAQTRLKAANIDSPAIDARLLLEAATGFTRTDILTDPYKLLTAGQKATLDDYLSKREKRIPVARILGRKGFWKLLFDLTPAVLVPRPETECIVDMILKTTEEGQAFTLADLGVGSGAILLSVLSERPAARGLGTDVSEEALAVARDNAANLGLAGRAAFLRTSWASGLADASFDFVASNPPYIRSDVIPTLDPEVREHDPHLALDGGESGLDAYIDMIPEAFRILKAGGTAWMEIGYDQSAEVEALMKKAGFFNVVTFKDLSDLPRIVIGQKLVMQ, from the coding sequence ATGACCGACACTGACCTGACTCTCGTTTCCGCCTGGAAGGGCGCCCAGACCCGCCTCAAGGCCGCGAATATCGACTCACCCGCCATCGACGCCCGGCTGCTGCTGGAGGCGGCGACCGGCTTTACGCGCACCGACATCCTGACCGATCCGTACAAGCTGCTGACCGCCGGGCAGAAGGCGACGCTGGACGACTATCTGAGCAAGCGCGAAAAACGCATTCCGGTGGCGCGTATCCTGGGCCGCAAGGGCTTCTGGAAGCTGTTGTTCGACCTGACGCCCGCCGTGCTGGTGCCGCGTCCGGAGACCGAGTGCATCGTCGACATGATCCTCAAGACGACGGAGGAGGGGCAGGCCTTCACCCTGGCCGATCTCGGCGTCGGGTCGGGCGCCATTTTGCTGTCGGTCCTCAGTGAGCGTCCGGCGGCCAGGGGCCTCGGCACCGACGTGTCGGAAGAGGCGCTGGCCGTGGCGCGCGACAACGCCGCCAATCTGGGCCTCGCAGGGCGCGCGGCCTTCCTGCGCACCTCCTGGGCTTCGGGTCTGGCCGACGCCAGCTTCGATTTCGTCGCCTCCAACCCGCCCTATATCCGCAGCGACGTGATTCCGACGCTCGATCCGGAAGTGCGCGAACACGACCCGCATCTGGCGCTCGACGGCGGCGAATCGGGTCTGGACGCCTATATCGACATGATCCCCGAAGCCTTCCGCATTTTGAAGGCCGGCGGCACAGCGTGGATGGAAATCGGCTACGATCAATCGGCCGAGGTCGAGGCTTTGATGAAAAAGGCGGGCTTTTTCAATGTGGTGACCTTCAAGGACCTGTCGGATTTGCCGCGCATCGTGATCGGGCAAAAGCTGGTCATGCAATAA
- a CDS encoding cation:proton antiporter, whose product MVTNLLPEGSAQHVAHAGTSSSGIAFLIAAAVFVPFFQRFRVSPVLGFLLVGALLGPFGLGRLEDFIPFVSVFTISQTEDVRQLAELGVVFLLFSIGLELTWERLKALRRMVFGLGVFQIVLCAALLTGLFLLIGRSLGGAVAVAMGLALSSTAMVMPVLAERKRLNSPTGRSVFAVLLAQDLAVAPILITVVVLASGTESFGISGLLALIPAVFAMALLVIGGRLLLRPLFRSAAMAKSAELFMAACFLVVLVSGQLAVWAGLSMGLGAFIAGVLLAETEYRREIEMMVEPFKGLLLGLFFVTVGARLDFAAVMSEPVLVLGLTLGLILIKVAVVAPLARGFGMSWRGALEAALVLAPAGEFAFVIIDEAVGRKLVPVGFGHAVIVSAIVSMFLVPVLAAFGARFNRKTAAAEAETTVAPAQISEQVDVLVVGYGRVGELVADMLRRHDISFAVIDANARVTSRARKSGVEAWYGDASHPDMLHRMGIDNVRAVVVTVSNAAFTDTVVAAVRQVRQDVGLIARARDARHAEKLYELGVTDAVPETIEASLQLAENTLVDLGVPMGLVLASVHEKRDEFRQDMLKYAPDGRVPRILRSTKRSVKAVEG is encoded by the coding sequence TTGGTGACGAATCTGCTGCCTGAGGGCAGCGCGCAACACGTGGCCCATGCGGGCACATCGTCGTCGGGGATCGCCTTTCTCATCGCGGCGGCGGTGTTCGTGCCCTTCTTCCAGCGCTTCCGCGTGTCGCCGGTGCTGGGTTTCCTGCTGGTCGGCGCGCTGCTGGGGCCGTTCGGGCTGGGCCGGCTGGAAGACTTCATTCCGTTCGTCTCCGTCTTCACCATTTCGCAGACCGAAGACGTGCGGCAGCTTGCCGAGCTGGGTGTGGTCTTCCTGCTGTTCTCCATCGGGCTCGAACTGACCTGGGAACGCCTGAAAGCCTTGCGGCGCATGGTGTTCGGGTTGGGCGTGTTTCAGATCGTCCTCTGTGCGGCCCTGCTGACCGGGCTGTTCCTCCTTATCGGTCGCAGCCTCGGCGGCGCGGTGGCGGTGGCCATGGGATTGGCCCTGTCCTCGACGGCCATGGTCATGCCGGTGCTGGCCGAGCGCAAGCGGCTCAATTCACCGACGGGCCGCAGCGTTTTCGCCGTGCTGCTGGCGCAGGATCTGGCCGTGGCCCCGATCCTGATCACCGTCGTTGTGCTGGCTTCGGGCACTGAGTCCTTCGGCATCAGCGGGCTTCTGGCGCTTATTCCGGCGGTGTTCGCCATGGCGCTGCTGGTCATCGGGGGTCGTCTTCTGCTGCGGCCCCTGTTCCGCTCGGCAGCGATGGCCAAGAGCGCCGAGCTGTTCATGGCGGCCTGTTTCCTCGTCGTGCTGGTGTCCGGGCAACTGGCGGTCTGGGCCGGGCTGAGCATGGGGCTGGGGGCCTTTATCGCGGGTGTGCTGCTGGCCGAAACTGAATACCGGCGCGAGATCGAAATGATGGTCGAGCCGTTCAAGGGCCTGCTGCTGGGCCTGTTCTTCGTTACGGTCGGTGCGCGCCTCGACTTCGCGGCGGTGATGTCCGAGCCGGTGCTGGTGCTGGGCCTGACGCTCGGCCTGATCCTCATCAAGGTCGCCGTCGTCGCGCCGCTGGCGCGCGGCTTCGGCATGAGCTGGCGCGGCGCGCTGGAAGCGGCGCTGGTGCTGGCGCCCGCCGGGGAGTTCGCCTTCGTCATCATCGACGAGGCGGTGGGGCGCAAGCTGGTGCCGGTGGGCTTCGGTCACGCCGTCATCGTCTCGGCGATTGTCAGCATGTTCCTTGTGCCGGTTCTGGCGGCCTTCGGCGCGCGCTTCAACCGCAAGACGGCGGCCGCCGAGGCCGAAACGACGGTCGCGCCGGCGCAGATTTCCGAGCAGGTCGACGTGCTGGTCGTCGGTTACGGGCGCGTGGGCGAACTGGTCGCCGACATGCTGCGCCGGCATGACATCTCCTTCGCCGTGATCGACGCCAATGCGCGGGTCACCTCACGGGCGCGCAAGAGTGGGGTCGAAGCCTGGTACGGCGACGCCTCGCACCCGGACATGCTGCATCGCATGGGCATCGACAATGTGCGCGCCGTGGTCGTCACCGTGTCGAACGCCGCCTTTACCGACACCGTGGTCGCCGCCGTGCGTCAGGTGCGTCAGGACGTCGGCCTGATCGCTCGCGCCCGCGATGCGCGACACGCCGAAAAGCTCTATGAGCTGGGGGTCACCGACGCCGTGCCGGAAACCATCGAAGCTTCGCTGCAACTGGCGGAAAATACGCTGGTCGATCTGGGCGTGCCGATGGGTCTGGTGCTGGCCTCGGTGCACGAAAAGCGCGACGAGTTCCGGCAGGACATGCTCAAATACGCCCCCGACGGTCGCGTGCCGCGTATCCTGCGCAGCACGAAACGCAGCGTCAAGGCGGTGGAGGGGTAG
- a CDS encoding prephenate dehydrogenase/arogenate dehydrogenase family protein — MKKVHKLGLFGLGAFGRLIVRHLAPYFDIRAYDPSPEAKAYAKRHNVSLVSLEEAAACKVVILATPIRTLKALAAQIAPHVPLNGLVIDVGSVKVKPAAWLQEVLPPQVSILCTHPLFGPQSARYGIHDMEIVVCPVRVRHLSPIVRFLEKTLDLKVSMATPEIHDRALAAVQGLTHMIAKVLSGLEPLPRVHTTRSYDLMMQGVGLVQGDSDELFMSIERDNPFASEIRKRFFAEIDSLRDRLEAHRQAD; from the coding sequence GTGAAAAAGGTACATAAACTCGGATTGTTCGGACTGGGCGCCTTCGGGCGGCTGATTGTGCGCCACCTCGCGCCCTATTTCGACATCCGGGCCTATGACCCCTCCCCAGAAGCCAAGGCCTACGCCAAACGCCACAATGTCTCGCTGGTGTCGCTGGAAGAGGCCGCCGCCTGCAAGGTGGTGATCCTCGCCACGCCGATCCGCACGCTGAAGGCGCTGGCCGCACAGATCGCGCCGCACGTGCCGCTCAATGGCCTCGTCATCGATGTCGGCTCGGTCAAGGTCAAGCCCGCCGCCTGGCTGCAGGAAGTCCTGCCGCCGCAGGTATCGATCCTGTGCACCCATCCGCTGTTCGGCCCGCAATCAGCGCGCTACGGCATCCACGACATGGAAATCGTCGTCTGCCCGGTGCGGGTGCGCCACCTGAGCCCCATCGTGCGCTTCCTCGAAAAGACGCTGGACCTGAAGGTGTCGATGGCGACGCCGGAAATCCACGACCGCGCCTTGGCCGCCGTGCAGGGCCTGACGCACATGATCGCCAAGGTGCTGAGCGGTCTTGAGCCCCTGCCGCGCGTCCACACCACGCGCTCCTACGACCTGATGATGCAGGGCGTGGGTCTGGTGCAGGGCGACTCGGACGAGCTGTTCATGTCGATCGAGCGCGATAATCCGTTCGCGTCCGAAATCCGCAAGCGCTTCTTTGCCGAGATCGATTCCTTGCGTGATCGGCTGGAAGCGCATCGTCAGGCGGACTGA
- a CDS encoding EF-hand domain-containing protein, with protein sequence MQIGSMSASAMSQMHAKMFSKIDANSDGGITLEEMTTSATEKSKAKGGSEDSSKIAERFASMDANGDGSVTEEEGLSFFQSQMSSETLGGMLQAQEAGQGGGQPLGPPPSGGAGGGGQQPATFDELDTNQDGTVSLDEMLASSESEETEDTEKTSRLTELFSKMDADGDGSVTESEKSAFDEQMRAEGPPPPQGMGPQNWSSEDSEDTASTSASSANATSTVDSQTAARMAALTAQWMQSMAALMADQVENGSTVSVAA encoded by the coding sequence ATGCAGATCGGATCGATGTCTGCCTCCGCCATGTCGCAAATGCACGCGAAGATGTTTTCGAAGATCGACGCAAACAGCGACGGCGGAATAACGCTGGAGGAGATGACCACCTCCGCCACCGAGAAGAGTAAGGCCAAAGGCGGCAGCGAGGATAGTTCCAAGATCGCCGAACGCTTCGCCAGCATGGATGCCAATGGCGATGGCTCGGTAACCGAAGAAGAAGGCCTCAGTTTCTTCCAGAGCCAGATGTCCTCGGAAACCCTGGGCGGCATGTTGCAGGCTCAGGAAGCAGGTCAAGGGGGTGGCCAACCCTTGGGGCCGCCGCCGAGTGGCGGGGCTGGCGGCGGCGGTCAGCAGCCGGCGACCTTCGACGAACTCGACACCAATCAGGACGGCACGGTCAGCCTCGACGAGATGCTGGCGTCGTCGGAAAGCGAGGAGACCGAGGACACCGAAAAAACCTCGCGCCTGACCGAACTGTTTTCGAAGATGGATGCCGATGGTGACGGCTCGGTGACCGAAAGCGAGAAATCGGCCTTCGATGAGCAGATGCGCGCCGAGGGCCCGCCGCCTCCACAGGGTATGGGCCCGCAGAACTGGTCGTCGGAAGACAGCGAAGATACCGCCTCGACCAGCGCGTCGTCGGCCAACGCGACCTCCACGGTCGACAGCCAGACGGCGGCCAGGATGGCGGCGCTCACCGCACAATGGATGCAGTCCATGGCGGCGCTCATGGCCGATCAGGTCGAGAACGGCTCGACCGTATCGGTCGCGGCCTGA